ATCCAGCGCATGAGGCTATTCGCGGTAAACCGATGGCGAAAGTAAGGCGAGAGATTCAGGCACGCTCGAACGGGTAAGATCTTTGCCGCGCTTACCACGGCTCGCGATACGGCCGGAGTTCGACGTTGAAGCTCCAGGTGCTGCGCGGCTGGTGGGCGATGCGGAAAAACTCGCCGGCAATGTCGGCCGGTTTGGCGTAGGCGTCGTCCGGCCGGTCCCCGCCCATCCGTTCGCGCACCCAGGGGATATCGATCATCGCGTCGACGGTGATGTGGGCGACGTGGAGCCCTTTGGGCCCGAGCTCCCGGGCCAGCGCTTCGGCGAGGATGCGCTGGCCCGCCTTGGTCGGCGCGAAGCCGGTGAAATGCGGCTTGCCGCGCCAGGCGCCGGTGTTGCCGGTGACCAGCAGGGCGGCATCGCCGCGCTCGACCATGGCCGGCGCCAGTTCCTGCGCCGCGACCAGCAGGGAGGACACGTTCACCCGGAAGGTGCGCTCGAAGTCGCCGATGTCGATCTCCCGGTAAGGCGCGAAGACCGCGAGAGCCCCGTTGTAGATCGCCACCTTCGGCACGCCGAGATCGGCGACGATCCGCGCGAGCGTCGCCCGCAGCGCCTCGTGATCGGTCACGTCGCACGGATAGGCGCGGCTGTCCGCAACCTCGCCGGCGATCCGCTCCAGCCGCCCGGCCTTGCGCGCGATCATGGCGACGGCATAGCCGCCCTCGGCAAACCGCCGGACCAGCGCCTCGCCCGTGCCGGGGCCGACGCCGATGACGAGGCAGGCGGGTTTCCGGTCCGTCATGCCGCCTCCAGGGGGACGATGTTCGAGAGATCGAGCGTCCTGCGGGCCTGGGCGAGGTCGTGAGCCCGCTGCAAATTCATCCAGAATTCGGGGGTATTGCCGAAGAACCTTGCCAGCCGCATGGCGGTATCGACCGTCAGCGACGTCTCGCCCCTGACCAGCCGTTCGATCCGGGTCCGGGGCACGTTCAGCCGTTTCGCAAGCGCGATCGCGCTCATGCCCAGCGGTTCGAGAAACAATTGGGCGAGCACCTCGCCCGGATGGGAGGGATTCTCCATCGGTTCTATCGCCCTGCCCTACGAATTCCTGTCCAGCCACATGTCGAGATAGCGGATGCGGTCGTGGCCCCAGAACGGTTCGCCGTCGGCGACCATGTGGGGCGTGCCGAATATCCCGGCTTCGGCGGCCTCCCGGCTGGTGTTGGCGCAGGCTTCGGCCGCTGCCGCATCGTCTGCCGCGGCGTCGACATCGGCCGTCGAAACCCCGGCCGCGGAGGCGGCTTCCTTCAGCGCGTCCGACTCCGACAGGTCCGCCCCTTCGGCCCAGTAGCCCTGCATCAGCGCGGCGGACAGGCGGTTGGCCGGCTCCGGGTCCTGCAACCGGATGCGCCAGATCAGGTGGCGCGCCTGGCTGAGATCGCCACGCGGGAAGGATTTGGGAATGTTGAGCGGCAGGCCGAGCAGGCCGGCGGTGCGCGTGAAATCCTTCTTGATGTAGCGGCCCTTGGCGATCGGATTGCCGATCGGCATGTAGTCGTGAATCTTCCAGACCGTCATCAGCGAGATCGGCACCCAGTCGATCCCGCGGCCGTGTTTCGCCGCCACCCTCTGCAATTCCGCGATGCCCAGATAGGTATGGGCGGAGGGGAGGTCGAAGTAGAGGGTAATCGGGTCGGCCATGAGGCGGTCTCTTCGGTTTTGCTGACGCGCGTCAAGCAATCAGGTCGGCAGGGAATGCGCAACCCCTGCGATTGCGTCGAACGCGCCCGCGACATCCTCTTCCGCAGCGTCGAACTGCCCGGCGACGAACCGGATCGCCACCCGGCCGCCATGGACGGTCTGGGTCAGGTAGATCGCGCCGTCGTCGTTGATCGCGTTGACCAGCCGCAGGTTAAGATCGTCCAGATCGTCTTCGGAAACGCCGTCCGGCGCATAGCGGAAGGAAAACAGCGACAGGACCGGCGCCGTGACGATTTCGAATCCGGGTTCCACCGCCAGCCGGGCGGCAAGAGCTTCGGTCCAGCGGACATGGTTGCGGATGCGGCGGCGCAGGCCGTCCAGGCCGTAGGCGCGCAGCAGGAACCAGACCTTGAGCGCGCGGAACCGCCGGCCGAGCGTGACCGACCATTCGCTGAAATTGACGATGCCGTCCCTGCCGTGGGTCCGGAGATATTCCGGCTGGATCGCCAGCGTGCGCACCAGCGTCTCCGGCGACCGGACAAAATGGGCCGAACATTCGACCGGCGCGCCGAGCCATTTGTGCGGATTGAGCACGATGCTGTCGGCCAGCTCCACGCCGTCCCAGAAATGCCGGTACTCCGGACAGATCATGGCGGAACCGGCCCAGGCGGCGTCGACATGGCTGTAGAGGCCCTCCTGCGCCGCCACGGTGCAGACGGCGCGCACATCGTCCATCGCGCCGACCGAGGTGCCGCCGACGCAGACGACGATGCCGGCCGGCGTCATCCCCGCTGCCCGGTCGTCGCGGATCGCCCGTTTCAGCGCATCGACATCCATCGCCAGCGCCGCATCGGTCGGCAGCTTGACCAGATTGTCCTGCCCGAGGCCGGCAACCCAGAGGGCCTTGTCGATCGAGCTGTGAGTCTGGTCCGAAGCGTAGATGCGCAATGGCGCCTTCCCGAACAGCCCCTCCCGGTTGCCCTGCCAGTCGAGGGCGCGCTCGCGCATGGTCAGCACGGCGCACAGGGTGGCGGTCGAGGCCGTATCCTGGAACACGCCCTTGAAATCCGCCGGCAGGCCGACCGCCTGGCGCAGCCAGTCGACCATTTTGATTTCCAGCTCGGTCGCTGCCGGCGAGGTCTGCCAGAGCATGCATTGCGCCGCCATGGCGCCGGCGAGCTGCTCGGCGACCACCGCGGCGGGCGCGGCGTTGGACGGGAAATAGGCGAAGAAGCGCGGATGCTGCCAATGGGTCATGCCGCCGGGAATCAGCCGTTCGAAGTCGGCGAAGATGTCCGCCATGTCGTGGGCGGCTTCCGGCGGCGCATCGGCGATCGCGGCGCCAATCTCGCCGGGTGTCGTCTGCGCCCGCACCGGCCGGTCGCGCAACGTCTCGCGATAGTCGGCGCTCCAGTCCGCCGCCTTGTGCGACCAGTGGCGAAAATCGAAATCGTCCATATCGAATTCCTGGGTCGGTATCCCGTCGAACTTGCGCCCGTCCGGGGCAGGCCGGATGCCGGATCGAAGCCGTGCAGATTACGCCCGGCGGCGGAACCGTGGCAGCGTTCAGATCAGCACGCAGGTCGCGACCAGCCCGAGCAGGCAGAACAGCAGAAACATGAACATCCAGGGCATCGGCCGGCTACTTCACGACCACTATTTCACGACGAGGTTGAGCGGCGCCCCGGTCAGCGCCTCGCACCCCGTCCCGGTGACGGCCACGGTCTGGCCGGTCGTCATGGCAAGGCCGGCGTCCGAATCGAAGATGATGATGTGGATGAAGAAGACCATGCCGGGCGCAGCCTCCACGGCATTGCCGTGGAAGAACATCGGCCAGTCCATCCAGATCGGCGCAAAGGTGGCCCCGAGGGAATAGCCGCAGGCGTTGAGCCGGTGCGCCTGCATGCCGGCCGCATCGATCACCCGTGCATGGGCGTCGAACACCTCGCCCACCGACCGGCCGGGCCGGAGCGCGTCCCTTGCGGCGTCGAGCGCCTCGACGGCGACCTTGTGCATTTCGACCTGCCGGGCCGGCGGCGCGCCGATGCACAGGGTGCGCATCAGGCAGGCGTGATAGCGCCGGTAGACGCCGGCGAATTCCAGGGTGAGCTGGTCCTGCGCATCCAGGTGCCGCCGGCCGGTGAAATAGCGGCACAGCAGCGCCTGCGGCCCGGAGCCGACGATGAATTCGTTGCCGGGATAGTCGCCGCCGCCGCGGAAGACCGCGCCCTGCATCGCGGCCAGGATATCGCCTTCGAAGGCGCCGGGTTCGGCGAGGTCGACCGCCGCCGCCCAGGCCGCGTCGGCCAGCTCCGCGGCGCGGCGGACATAGCCCATCTCCGCGGGGCTCTTGATCAGCCGCAGCCGGCTGACCAGCCGCGACGCATCTTCCAGCGTGCAGAACCCGTCCATCGCAGCCTCGACGGCGCGCCCGTTATTGGCGGTGAGACCGTAGGCCTCCCACTCCACGCCGAGGCGCCTGCCGCGGCAGCCATGTTCGTCCAGAATTGCGCGCAGTTGTTCCGCCGGGCCGGCGTCGGGCAGGTCGACCCAGATGCGGATGTCCTCGATGACGGACGTCTGTTGCGCCTGGCGCAGGTCGGGCGCGCGGGTGAGCAGCGTCATCGTGCCGTCCGCGCCGAGATAGAGGCACTGGAAAAAGACGAAGCCGAAGGTGTCGTAGCCGGTCAGCCAGAACATCGATTCCTGGCGGAAGCACAGCAGGCCGTCCAAGCCGGCCTCGGCCATCGCCGCGCAGGTCCGCCGCCGCCGGTCGGCCAGTTCGGCTTCGGAGAAATGCAGCGGCATTATCCGGCGTCCCCGGTCAGGCAGATCGCCGAGACGTTGCGGCCGTAATCCCGATGGCCGCGATGGGTGTTGCGCCGGAAGCTGAACAGCCGGTCGGGGTCGGCATAGGTATCGAGCCCGGTGTCGTACACGGCGGCGAGGCCGGCGGCCTCCAGCTGCGCAACGATGTAGCCGCCCAGGTCGAATTGGTGATGTCCCGGCCTGGCGCCGGTCTCGAAGAAGCGTGCATTGTCCGGGTCCTGCTCGAAAAATGGCGCGGGGAACTCCGGGCCGACTTCGTAAGAGGCCTGCCGGATGCAGGGCCCCAGCGCCGCGACGGTCTGCGACCGGTCGGCGCCCAGCCTTTCCATCGCCGCGACCGCGTTCGGCAGCACGCCGGCAAGGGCGCCTTTCCATCCGGCGTGGGCTGCGCCGACCACCCCGGCTTCGGCGTCGGCGAGCAGGACAGGCCCGCAATCCGCCGCCAGCACGCCGAGCCCGATGCCCGGCCGGTCCGTCACCATGGCGTCGCAGCGCGGGCGGGTCTCGCGGGTCCAGGGCTCAGAAACCGTCACGGTCCGGTCGCTGTGGCACTGGAATGCCGACACGAGAGCGCTTTCTTCGACCTCCAGTTCACCGGCCACGCGGCGCCGGTTTTCCGCGACCGCGCCGGGGTCGTCGCCGGACCCCTGCCCGCCGTTCAGCGAGGCATAGATGCCGGCGCTGACTCCGCCCCGGCTGCCGAAAAAGCCGTAGCGGATGCCGGGCAGCCCCTCGAACGGTGGCACGGAAGCAACGGTCAGGGACATGCGGGCGCAGGCCCGTTCCGCCTCAGCAATCGGCCTCAGCAATCGAGGGTGTTGCGCCGCTCCCAGTCCGAGATGGCGCCGGCGTATTCGTTCCATTCCCCGGTCTTGAGCTTGACGTAGCTCTTGACGAAGCTCTCTCCGAAACCGGCGCGCACGACCTTGTCGCGCTCGAACAGGCGCAGCGCATCGAGCAGGTTGAGCGGCAGCCTGCGCGCGCCGCGCAGCTTGTGGCCCTCGGCGTAGAGGTCGAGGTCGGTGCGCTTGCCGGGATCGCGCGCATTCTCGATGCCGTCGAGCCCGGCGACGACGATGCCCGCCTGCAGCAGGTAGGGATTGGCCGAGCCGTCCATGAGGCGCAGCTCGAAGCGCCCGGCGTCGGGAATCCGCACCATGGTCGTGCGGTTGTTGCCGCCATAGGCGACCATGTTGGGCGACCATGTCGCGCCCGACAGGGTGACCGGCGCGTTGATGCGCTTGTAGCTGTTCACCGTCGGGTTCCAGATCGCGCACAGCGCCGGCGCGTTGTGGACGATGCCGCCGAGGAAATTGTACGCGAGCGCGGACAGGCCGAACCCCTCGTCCGCGTCGTCGAAAAGGTTGGTCTCGCCGGCGTCGTCCCAGAAGGAAATGTGCGCGTGGCAGCCGTTGCCGGTCAGGTTGGGGAAGGGCTTGGGCATGAAGGTCGCGCGCAGCCCGTGCTTCTCGGCGATCGACTTGACCATGAATTTGAAAAAGACGTGGCGGTCGGCCGTCACAAGGGCGTCGTCGTAGCTCCAGTTCATCTCGAACTGGCCGTTGGCGTCTTCGTGGTCGTTCTGGTAGGGCCCCCAGCCGAGGCTCAGCATGGCGTCGCAGATCTCGGAGACGACGTCGTAGCGGCGCATCAGGGCCGACTGATCGTAGCAGGGCTTGGCCTGGATATCGAGCGGGTCGGAAATCGCCTCGCCGTCGGGCGTCACAATGAAATATTCCGCTTCGACGCCGGTCTTGACACGGTAGCCCATCTGCCGCGCCGCCGCCAGCCTGCCCTTGAGCAGCAGCCGCGGCGTATCCCGCATCGGCTCGCCCTCCATCCAGCAATCGCCGGCGAGCCAGCCGATCTCCGGCTTCCACGGTAGCTGGATCAGGCTGCCGGGATCGGGCTTGACCAGCATGTCGGGCTCGGCGGGGGACGAGTCGAGCCACGCGGCGAAGGCGGCGAAACCGGCGCCTTCCTCCTGCATGTCCGCGATGGCTTCGGCGGGGACGAGCTTGGCCCGCAGCACGCCGAACAGGTCCACGAAGCTGATCAGGAAATAGCGGATTTCCTTCTGTTTTGCGGTCTCGGCAAGATTGACGGCCATCGCTCCATCCTCCTCCTGTCCCGGGGCCGGCCGGGGCGCTCGCCGCGCCCGGCCGCCGGTCGAAGGATGTTGCCGAAATTCGGCGCGATATGCAAACCGGCGAAGGCGCGCGTAGTGACTCAACTTGATTTGCGACGCTGGACCGAATCCATTCGTTCCCCGTCATTTCGACCGGAGCGGCGCAGCCGCGTAGCGGAGAAATCTTTCCGGAACAATGCTTGGGACCAGGCTTCGCAGATGAAAGATTTCTCCGCTACGCCCCGGATAAATCCGAGGCTTCGGTCGAAATGACGGAGAGGGAATCGACTCTGGCCGCCACGAAAAGTCAATCCGAGACACTACCAAGCGGCGCGCCGCGAACTGCCGCCGAAGGCGTCTAGGGCGGAAACCCGGGCAGCGCGGCGCAGGACGGCGCGGTGACCGCCATTGCCTTGAAGGCCGTTCCCATCGCGGCCGGATCGATCAGCCGGTCGATGGCGGTGTCGATGATGGCGGCGTCTTCCGCCGAAGCCGAAGCCTTGAGTGCCGTCCGGCGGGCTTCGATCCCCAGCGACCGGAGAAAGGCGGCCTGCCCGACCGGGCCCAGGACGGCGGCGCCCTCGGTTCCCGCCGCTTCGCAGAGTCGGGCGAAATCGACATCGACGCTCAGGTCGGTCTCGCCGGCCCCGTCCAGCGGATCGACCAGCCGGTGCCCCCGGATGCCGCGGAGCGTCGACCTTCCGGCAGGCAGGTTGCCGCCATAATCGATCAGCAACGCGGCACCGCCGGCTGCAACGAGCCGCCGCGCCAGGTCGCGAACGAAAGCGAGCGCATCCGGCTGTATTTCCCCGATCGCGCCGGGTTCGGCTTTTGCCGGCAGCGACAGGCCGGACGCCGCGACGGCATCGGCCGGATTGTCGCCGGCGGCGAAGACCAGCCGGCCGGCTTCGGACCCGGATTCGGACCCGGATTCTGACCCCGATTCAGACCCCAATTCAGACCCCAGTTCAGACAGGGCCACCGTCCGCTCGCGCCAGCCGTCCGGCGTCATGACGAACTGCCGGGCCGGCAGGGCATCGAGAAACTCGTTGGCAACCAGGAACACCGGGCCTTCCGGCAGCCCGTCCAGCCGCTCGATCCAGACCGGCGCCGCCCCGGCCAGGGCCTTCGCCTGGACGGCGCGCAACGTCGCGTTGCTCTCGATCAGGTGAAGGCGCGCGGCAGCGGCGAAACCGGGAACGACATGCCGGATCGCCCGCAGGGCATCGGCCATCAGCGCACTCCGCCCGGGGCCGGCCTCGCACAGGATACAGGGATCGGGTCGCCCGGCCCGCTCCCAGGCTTCCGCCGCCCAAAGGCCAACCAGTTCCCCGAAGACCTGGCTGATTTCCGGTGCGGTGATGAAGTCGCCGCCGCGCCCGATCGCCGCCGCCTGCCGGTAATATCCGTACTCGGGATGCTGCAGGGCGAGCGCCATGAACCGGAAGACCGGCATGGGCCCGCTCTGCGCGATCATGCGCCGGACCAGCCGGTCGAGCGGCGTCACCCTTTGTCCGCCGCCGGGTTGACGGCGACGGCCGCTCTTTTCCGGGCGCGCAGGATCAGCCAGACGCCCAGGGCGACCAGCGGCAGGGACAGCAGCTGGCCCATGGTGACGAAGCCGAACAGGAAACCGCTGCCGGGCAGGAAGGCGTCGGGCTGGCGGAAGAATTCGACGATGAACCGGGCGATGCCGTAGCCGGCGCAGAACAGGCCGGTCAATTCGCCGGGCCGGTCGAGGGCGCCCGTCCGCCGGCGCCACAGGTTGATGACGACGAACAGCAGCAGCCCTTCGAGAAAGGCCTCGTAGAGCTGCGACGGATGCCGCGGCAGCGGCCCGCCGCCCGGAAACACCATCGCCCAGGGCACGTCGCTCACCCGCCCCCAGAGTTCGCCGTTGATGAAATTGGCCAGCCGCCCGAGCAGCAGCCCCAGCGGCACGGCGCAGGCCGCGAGGTCGCCGGCGGAGAGCATGTCAATGCGCCGCTTGCGGCAGAACAGAACGATGGCGAGCGCCACGCCGATCAGCCCGCCATGGAATGCCATGCCGCCCTGCCACAAGGCGAGGATCCGTTCGGGGTTCTCCAGATAGAAGCCCGGTTTGTAGAAAATCACATAGCCGAGCCGGCCGCCGACGATCACGCCCAGCGTCGCCCAGAACATCAGGTCGTCGACCGCCCGGTCGTCCAAGGTCCGCGATCCGGCCCGCGATCCGGCCGGCCGTGTGCCGGCCAGGCGGCGCATGAACCACCAGGCGTAGGCCAGCCCGCCGACATAGGCCAACGCATACCACCGGATTTCGACCGGCCCGAGCCGGACCAGCACCGGATCGATCGACGGATAGGCAAGCGCGAGGAGGATCGGATCCATCGGCGGTCCGCAGCAGGGCAACAGGGGTCGTCGGCCGGTAACCTGCGGGTTGCGTCAGCCCGCACACCGCCATCCGGACGTTCGCCGGACAGACGGCGAGACGACCGAACCCGGCGACCGGACCCGGCAACCGGAATTGTGGACGCCTTATACGTTTGCGGCCGAACGGCGGCAATGTCCGGCCGTATCCGGTTCGGCATGCGGCGCCGGCGGGATGGCGCTTGGGCAGGCTATAGAATTTTCACCTATTTTATCACTTTTTTCTTGACATGCCAGTTTTTGTCTCCTATATCGGCCCCTGTCAACGCCCGAGTTGCGCCCGAAACGCATCCGGGAGTGCCCCACGGGCGGCCTTTCCGTTCAATCCAGCCGGCAATACACCGCGTCCCTCTTTAGGTAGGAGGATGCGGCATGACATTTCATGACATATCCCGGGACCGTCACCCCGACCGACCGTCCCCTCATCGTCATCCCGACCGAGCGGAGCGAGCGGAGGGATCTCGGCTCGATCGCGACAATGCGAAACCCGGAGTCCGGCGACGAGATTCCTCCACTCCGCCCCGGATTAAATCCGGGGCTCCGGTCGGAATGACGGAGAAAGAGCAGGGCGCAGCCCGAAACGCCGCGACCCGGCGTTTTCGGCCAATTTTCTGCACAACGCGGGGTGCCCTTTCCGGGCCGGGCCCGGGTCAGGAACACCGGCCAAGCCTCTGTTTTTCCGGCCCATTTGTCGGAAACAAACGGGGAACAATTGGGAACGTCAACAAGGAATATGATCCTGTAAGAAATGAATTTGCGTCAAATCCGGCCTGACGCTCCGAGTCGCCGCCGGCCCGGAAAGCCACGCGGTACAAGGCTTTGCGCGCAGCGCCGCCGGGCCATGGCCGGGCCGTTCCGGATTTTTTTATTTTTATGGAACGGTCTGTCCAGATCAGGGAAGCGGGCCAACCTCCTGTTTCTCTGCCCTATTTGCCGGAATCGAATATTGAACGACCGCACAAGAATGCTGGCAGGCGATCCGGCAGCGTCTCGGTTCGACTTGTGGCGCCGAACCGAGCCCTTTTCTTCGCCGTCATTTCGACCGGAGCGCCGGATTT
The genomic region above belongs to Rhodospirillaceae bacterium and contains:
- a CDS encoding HigA family addiction module antitoxin, which produces MENPSHPGEVLAQLFLEPLGMSAIALAKRLNVPRTRIERLVRGETSLTVDTAMRLARFFGNTPEFWMNLQRAHDLAQARRTLDLSNIVPLEAA
- the lgt gene encoding prolipoprotein diacylglyceryl transferase, whose translation is MLLALAYPSIDPVLVRLGPVEIRWYALAYVGGLAYAWWFMRRLAGTRPAGSRAGSRTLDDRAVDDLMFWATLGVIVGGRLGYVIFYKPGFYLENPERILALWQGGMAFHGGLIGVALAIVLFCRKRRIDMLSAGDLAACAVPLGLLLGRLANFINGELWGRVSDVPWAMVFPGGGPLPRHPSQLYEAFLEGLLLFVVINLWRRRTGALDRPGELTGLFCAGYGIARFIVEFFRQPDAFLPGSGFLFGFVTMGQLLSLPLVALGVWLILRARKRAAVAVNPAADKG
- the glnT gene encoding type III glutamate--ammonia ligase, with amino-acid sequence MAVNLAETAKQKEIRYFLISFVDLFGVLRAKLVPAEAIADMQEEGAGFAAFAAWLDSSPAEPDMLVKPDPGSLIQLPWKPEIGWLAGDCWMEGEPMRDTPRLLLKGRLAAARQMGYRVKTGVEAEYFIVTPDGEAISDPLDIQAKPCYDQSALMRRYDVVSEICDAMLSLGWGPYQNDHEDANGQFEMNWSYDDALVTADRHVFFKFMVKSIAEKHGLRATFMPKPFPNLTGNGCHAHISFWDDAGETNLFDDADEGFGLSALAYNFLGGIVHNAPALCAIWNPTVNSYKRINAPVTLSGATWSPNMVAYGGNNRTTMVRIPDAGRFELRLMDGSANPYLLQAGIVVAGLDGIENARDPGKRTDLDLYAEGHKLRGARRLPLNLLDALRLFERDKVVRAGFGESFVKSYVKLKTGEWNEYAGAISDWERRNTLDC
- a CDS encoding SAM-dependent methyltransferase; this encodes MTPLDRLVRRMIAQSGPMPVFRFMALALQHPEYGYYRQAAAIGRGGDFITAPEISQVFGELVGLWAAEAWERAGRPDPCILCEAGPGRSALMADALRAIRHVVPGFAAAARLHLIESNATLRAVQAKALAGAAPVWIERLDGLPEGPVFLVANEFLDALPARQFVMTPDGWRERTVALSELGSELGSESGSESGSESGSEAGRLVFAAGDNPADAVAASGLSLPAKAEPGAIGEIQPDALAFVRDLARRLVAAGGAALLIDYGGNLPAGRSTLRGIRGHRLVDPLDGAGETDLSVDVDFARLCEAAGTEGAAVLGPVGQAAFLRSLGIEARRTALKASASAEDAAIIDTAIDRLIDPAAMGTAFKAMAVTAPSCAALPGFPP
- a CDS encoding SDR family NAD(P)-dependent oxidoreductase; the protein is MTDRKPACLVIGVGPGTGEALVRRFAEGGYAVAMIARKAGRLERIAGEVADSRAYPCDVTDHEALRATLARIVADLGVPKVAIYNGALAVFAPYREIDIGDFERTFRVNVSSLLVAAQELAPAMVERGDAALLVTGNTGAWRGKPHFTGFAPTKAGQRILAEALARELGPKGLHVAHITVDAMIDIPWVRERMGGDRPDDAYAKPADIAGEFFRIAHQPRSTWSFNVELRPYREPW
- a CDS encoding Xaa-Pro peptidase family protein; its protein translation is MPLHFSEAELADRRRRTCAAMAEAGLDGLLCFRQESMFWLTGYDTFGFVFFQCLYLGADGTMTLLTRAPDLRQAQQTSVIEDIRIWVDLPDAGPAEQLRAILDEHGCRGRRLGVEWEAYGLTANNGRAVEAAMDGFCTLEDASRLVSRLRLIKSPAEMGYVRRAAELADAAWAAAVDLAEPGAFEGDILAAMQGAVFRGGGDYPGNEFIVGSGPQALLCRYFTGRRHLDAQDQLTLEFAGVYRRYHACLMRTLCIGAPPARQVEMHKVAVEALDAARDALRPGRSVGEVFDAHARVIDAAGMQAHRLNACGYSLGATFAPIWMDWPMFFHGNAVEAAPGMVFFIHIIIFDSDAGLAMTTGQTVAVTGTGCEALTGAPLNLVVK
- a CDS encoding DsbA family protein, which translates into the protein MADPITLYFDLPSAHTYLGIAELQRVAAKHGRGIDWVPISLMTVWKIHDYMPIGNPIAKGRYIKKDFTRTAGLLGLPLNIPKSFPRGDLSQARHLIWRIRLQDPEPANRLSAALMQGYWAEGADLSESDALKEAASAAGVSTADVDAAADDAAAAEACANTSREAAEAGIFGTPHMVADGEPFWGHDRIRYLDMWLDRNS
- the pgeF gene encoding peptidoglycan editing factor PgeF, which codes for MSLTVASVPPFEGLPGIRYGFFGSRGGVSAGIYASLNGGQGSGDDPGAVAENRRRVAGELEVEESALVSAFQCHSDRTVTVSEPWTRETRPRCDAMVTDRPGIGLGVLAADCGPVLLADAEAGVVGAAHAGWKGALAGVLPNAVAAMERLGADRSQTVAALGPCIRQASYEVGPEFPAPFFEQDPDNARFFETGARPGHHQFDLGGYIVAQLEAAGLAAVYDTGLDTYADPDRLFSFRRNTHRGHRDYGRNVSAICLTGDAG
- a CDS encoding pyridoxal-dependent decarboxylase, coding for MDDFDFRHWSHKAADWSADYRETLRDRPVRAQTTPGEIGAAIADAPPEAAHDMADIFADFERLIPGGMTHWQHPRFFAYFPSNAAPAAVVAEQLAGAMAAQCMLWQTSPAATELEIKMVDWLRQAVGLPADFKGVFQDTASTATLCAVLTMRERALDWQGNREGLFGKAPLRIYASDQTHSSIDKALWVAGLGQDNLVKLPTDAALAMDVDALKRAIRDDRAAGMTPAGIVVCVGGTSVGAMDDVRAVCTVAAQEGLYSHVDAAWAGSAMICPEYRHFWDGVELADSIVLNPHKWLGAPVECSAHFVRSPETLVRTLAIQPEYLRTHGRDGIVNFSEWSVTLGRRFRALKVWFLLRAYGLDGLRRRIRNHVRWTEALAARLAVEPGFEIVTAPVLSLFSFRYAPDGVSEDDLDDLNLRLVNAINDDGAIYLTQTVHGGRVAIRFVAGQFDAAEEDVAGAFDAIAGVAHSLPT